The Haloplanus natans DSM 17983 DNA segment GAGCCAGTCGCCGTCGAGGTGACAGCGACCGCGTTTGGTGCGAAACGTGGAGGGCATCGTCGAAACCACGTGTCCGACGATCAAAAAACGTCAGACCGGCTCGAATCGGTAGCCGTCCCACTCCTGGCTGTCGGGTTCGCGGATGCCGGCGCCCGGTTCCCGGAGTTCGTCGACGTACACCGGCCGCACCGCGTCGCCGATTTCGATTTCGTCCGTCGTCACGCCGCCGATGGCGCGGACGGGTTCGCCGTCGACGTCGAACTCGACGATCGCCAGCGTGTTGGGTTCGCGGACGCCCGGCGGCGGTGCCGTGCTCGTCGTCCACGTGATGACCTCGGCGGTGTAGTCGCTGAGATCGACCGTGTCGACCGGTTCCTCGCCACCCGGACCGATTGGGTGGCCGGGGTAGGTGATGCTGCCGTCGGGGTACTGGTACGCTTCCATCATTAGTAGGCTTCCATGAGGGTGGTGATGACGCAGTTGCCGAAGCCGCCGACGTTACACGCCAGACCGGTGTCGACGCCGTCGACCTGTCGTTTGCCGGCGTCACCCATCAGCTGCTGGTAGATTTCGTACACCTGTGCGACGCCGCTGGCGCCCAGCGGGTGCCCCTTCGATTTCAGGCCGCCCGAGGGGTTGATCGGCAGGTCGCCGTCCATCTCCGTCCGTCCCTCCTCGACCGCTTTCCACCCCTCGCCTTTCTCGAAGAAGCCGAGGTCCTCGCTCTGGAGGAACTCGAGGATGGTGAACATGTCGTGGAGTTCCGCCACGTCGACGTCGTCGGGACCCATATCCGCCATGTCGTAGGCGATGCGGCTGGATTCGACGACGCCGCGCATCGTCGTCGGGTCCGCACGCTCGTGGACGACGTGCGTGTCCGTCGCGCCACCGACGCCGGGCACGAGGACGTAGTCGTCGGTATACTCTTTGGCGACCGACTCCGGACAGAACATGAGCGCCGCGCTCCCGTCCGTGATCGGACAGAAGTCGTACAGACGAAGCGGGTCGGCGACGATGGGAGAGTTCAGCACCGTCTCCAGATCCACTTCCTTCCGGAACTGCGCGTGCGGGTTGTGGACGCCCTGTCGGTGGTTCTTCACCGCCACTTTGCCGAGGCTCTCGCGCGGCGCGTCGTACGTCTCGAGGTAGAGCCGCGCCGTCAGCCCGGCGAAACTCGGGAGCGTCACGCCGTGTTTGTACTCCACGGGGTGGGTGATGGAGGCGATCACGTCCGTCGCCTCCGGGGTCGTCCGGTGGGTCATCTTCTCGCCGCCGACGAGAAGCGTCATGTCGCTGGCACCGGAGGCGACCGACTGCCAGGCGTGTTTGACGCCGGCTCCGCCGCTCGAACTCGTCTGGTCGATGCGGGCGGTGTACGCCGGCAGCGCCGCGAGGTCGTGGGCCACCGCGTTCATGATTCCCGTCTGCCCCTCGAACTCGCCGCTCGCCATGTTCGAGACGTAGAGGTGATCGACCGCGTCCGGGGAGACGCCGGCGTCCTCCAAGCACGCACTTCCGGCTTGTGAGAGCAGGTCGAGCACCCACTCGTCCCGTTGGCCGAACTGGGTCATCGACGCGCCGATGATCGCTACATTCTCCATACCCCTTGCCCGTAAGCCACCGGCTTACCGTTTACGGGGAGCGGCCTCGACGGGCGACCGAACCGGGATCAGATCGCCAGCGTGTCGACGACCACCGCGAGAAGCAGCGCCCCGAGATAGGCGTTCGAGGCGTGGAACGCGCGGAATGCGGCGGATTCGGTCCGATCCGTATGGAGGCGAACGACCGCCCACAGGAACGCCGCGCCGAGGACGACGGTCGTGACGACGTAGAACCAGCCGAGCGCGCTCCAAGTCGCCAACACGCCCGCACCCACGAGCGTCGCGCCCAGCCACCAGAGGATATGCTTTCGCGTCTCCGTCTCGCCGCGCACGACGGGCATCATCGGAAAGCCGCCGCGGGCGTAGTCGTCCTTGTACGCCAGCGCGAGGTTGTAGAAGTGCGCGGGCGTCCAGAGGAAGATGACCGTCGCGAGGACGAGCCCACCGAGGCCGACCTCACCCGTCGCCGCCGCCCAGCCGATGAGCGCCGGCAGGGCGCCCGCCGCCCCACCGATGACCGTGTTCTGGACCGTGTTCGGCTTCAAAACGAGCGTGTAGATCACGCTGTAGAAGACGATGGCGACGAAGCCGAGGACGGCGACCAGCCAGTTGACGGCCGCGAAGGCCGCGAGCGACGCCACGGTCAGCAGGCCGCCGAAGGCGAGGGCGTTGCGCACCGACACCACGTCGGTCGCGAGCGGCCGGTCGCTCGTGCGGTTCATGCGTCGATCCACGTCGCGTTCGAGGACATGGTTGAACGTACCGCTCGCGCCGATGGAGAGGACGCCGCCGAGGAGCGTCAGGACGACCGTTCGCGGCGCGAGTGAGGTACCCGCGGCCAGTGCCATCCCCGCCGAGGCGACGAGACAGAGCAACCACATCAGTCGCGGTTTCGTCAGTCGGACGTACGCCCCGGCGACTGCGCGGACCCGAGCGACCGGGTCGTCGGGGAGGGACGGTCGCTCGACCGACTCGGCCGGCGCCGGCGGGGAGAGCGCGTCGGGATCGGTGACCGGGCCGTCCGACGGATCGCCCGTCCGTTCTTCGAGCGTCCACGCGAGCGCGGCAACCAGACCGCCGAAGATGACCATGCCGACGAACAGGTGGGCAGCGGGGAGGAGCCCCGCGGCACCGGTCGTGGCGACGACGGCACCCAGGGCGGCCTGGACGGGATAGCAGAGAAGCGAGACGCCGAGGGCGGCGCGGACGCGACGCCGGGGGTTGGCGCGCCACGCGGCGATGCCGACGGCGAGGACGAGGAAGCCGACGACGACGGCAGCGAGACGGTGGCCGACGACCAGCGCACCGGCGGCGGTGGTCGGGAGCGTCAGCCCCGACCCGCAGGCCGGCCACGCGGCACACGTCTCGACCGCGTCGGTCACGGCGACGGTCGTGCCGACGAGCAAGAGCAGGTAGACGCCCATTGCGCTCGCCGCAAGGAGGCCGGGGAAGCGTTCGGTCACGTCTCGCACGAGTCGATCACTGTCGGCGCTTGGCAATCCGTCTATTTATGCGCCCCGCTTTTTCTCACTCGACGATCATGGATGGGTCGCCGATGCCGGGTCCATCAGTAGCTATTTACGGGGCAGATTCTAACGCCCCATAGAGTATGAAACGGTCGCGCCTCGTGCTGGCGTCGCTGCTCTCGACGGTGGTTCTCTCCCTCGTCGCCGACCCCGTGGCAGCCCAGCCGTCAGTGTCCGCAGAGCTGATCAATAGTCTGAACGAGAAGCTACTGATCGTCGCCATCCCGATCACCATCCTCGTCGAGGGTATCCTGATCTACACCGTCTACCGGTTCAAAGACGCCGACGAAGCCAAGCCGACCAAGGAGAACCGTCGACTCGAGATCACGTGGACGGTCGCGACGGCGATTGTCCTCCTGTTCGTCGGGGTCGCCTCCTACGGTGTGTTGGCGAACGAAAACATCTCGTTCGAACAGGATCAACAGGAGATCGCTCCCGATGACGACGACGTGGTGGTCCACATGGAGGCCTATCAGTGGGGTTGGCAGGCGAGCTACCCACAGCAGGATATGCAGCTATCCAGCACCGCGCCGACGGTGGTGATCCCGGCCGGACAGGACGTCTACTTCAACATCACGTCGCGTGACGTATTACATGCCTTCCACGTTCCCGAACTCGGTCTGAAGCAAGACGCCATGCCCGGTCAGTCGAACGTCATCAAGACCGTGGCCATCGAAGAAGGGACGTACCAGGGTTACTGCGCCGAGTTCTGTGGCGTCGCCCACTCGCAGATGTACTTCGAGATTCAGGTCGTCTCACAGGACGAGTACCAGCAGTTCCTCGAAGAACAGCAGGGTGGCGGCTCCTCCGGTGACCTCGAACCCGACGACGACGTGATCCGCGCCCACGACGAGACGCTCTCGCAGGCCCCGATTCGGGCCTGACACGACGCGTTCGGCCGTTTTTTCTCGGTACCGGACTCCTGGCTGTAAGGAAACGAGGATAGCTGCCCGGGTGGCGGCTCTCTCGAGACGGATTGACGGTCGTCGATCACGCGGTAGCGACCGCCGGAACTGACGGACGACGAAACAGTTACCGCCGGGAGTGTCGGGCGACGCTCCGTCAGCAGCGGCGTTCGACGATGCGGTCGATGATCCGACCCGTCGAACAGAGTTCGTCGTCGCCCGCCTCGCGGGGAGAGGCGCGTCGGACCTCGCAGTCGATGTCGCGGTCGCGAAGCGCCCGTTCGAGGCCCGCCTCGTCGTGGTGTTGATCGTATCCCAGAGCGATGACGTCGGGGTCGATCCGTTCGATGGGGACGAAGATGTCCTCGGGGTGACCGAGGTGGGCCTCGTCGACGACGGCGAGGGCGTCGACCATCGCCCGACGCTGTCGGCCCGAGAGGATCGGCTCGGGTTTGTGCGTCACGTTCTCGCTACGGGCGACGATGACGTGGAGGGAGTCGCCCATCGACGCCGCGTCGGCGAGGTAGTGGACGTGGCCGGGATGGAGGATGTCGAAGGTTCCCTGCGCGACGACCGTCGTCATGTGTCGGCCTCCCGACTTCGGCGGTCCGTCACGACGGGGGGTTCCGACCGCATATATCCGAGTCGGGGGCGTCTCCTTCTAAGAGTTCCGGATGCGTACCGCTCGCGGTGAAGCGAGCGCCGGATTCTGCAAGGCTTAACTTCTGGCACCGATCACACACGTGTATGACTGCAGGGACTGCCGGAAATTCCGGCACTGATGCGGACGACGATTCCCGCCCCATCGTCTACGATCTCGCACCCGGCTGTACGACCGACGACGTCGAGGTCGGCGACTACTACCACGCCGTCGTCAACGGCGTCGTCGCCTACGGCGTCTTCGTCGACGTTTCGGACGACATCTCCGGACTCGTTCACGAGTCGAACCTGACCGACAGCTACGACGTGGACGACCGGCTACTCGTCCGCCTCGACGAGATTCGCGAGAACGGCGATATCGCCTTCACCGAGGCCGACCTCGACGACTACCGCACGGTCGCTGTCGACCACCAGCCGACGGTGACGCCGATCGGCGCCCTCGAGACCGGGGCGACGGTCACGGTCGAGGCGACGGTCAGCCAGATCAAACAGACCGCCGGCCCGACCGTCTTCCGGTGCTGTGACGACACCGGCATCGTCGCCTGTACGGCCTTCGAGGACGCGGGCGTCCGAGCCTACCCCGAGGTGGAACTCGACGACGCCGTCCGGGTCTCGGGCACGGTCGAGGAACACGAGGGGAGTCCCCAGATCGAGGTGGAGTCGCTCACGCGATTGACCGACGAGGACGCCGAGCGGGTTCGCGAACGCGTCGACGCCGGGCTGGACACACGCGCCGAGCCACACGACGTGGACCCACTCGTCGAATGGGACGCCTTCGAAAAACTGCGACCCGACCTCCGCGCCGTGGCCAAACAGCTTCGGCGGACGGTCCTCGAAGGACGACCGATCCGCGTCCGCCACCACGCCGACGGCGACGGGATGTGTGCCTCCCTCCCCGTTCAGGTGGCGCTCGAACGCTTCATCCGGTCCGTTCACGACGACGACGGCGCCCCCCGACACCTCATCAAGCGCCTACCGAGCAAGGCGCCGTACTACGAGATGGAGGACGTGACCCGCGACCTCAACTTCGCACTCGAAGGCCAGGAACGCCACGGGCAGAAGCTTCCCCTCCTGCTCATGCTCGACAACGGGAGCACCGAGGAGGACGTGCCCGCCTACAAGAACCTCGCTCACTACGACGTGCCCATCGTCGTCGTCGACCACCACCACCCCGACCCCGAGGCGGTCGACGACCTGCTTGACGCCCACGTCAATCCCTACCTCGTCGACGAGGACTACCGCATCACCACGGGCATGATGTGTGTCGAACTCGCGCGGATGATCGACTCCGACATAACCGACGAACTCCGGCACGTCCCCGCAGTCGCGGGGCTGGCCGACCGCTCGAAGGCCGAAACGATGAGTGACTTCGTCGACCTGGCGGACGCGGAAGGCTACGGCCGCGAGGACCTGGTTCGGATCGGCGAGGCGCTCGACTACGCCGCCCACTGGCTCCGCTACAGCGAGGGCAAGACGCTCGTCAGCGACGTGCTCAACGTCGACTGTGACGAGGCGGGGCGCCACGAGGAACTGGTCGACTTCCTCGCCGACCGGGCGGAACGCGACATCGACCGCCAGCTCGCCGCGCTCGACCCCCACGTCGAACACGAGCGACTCGATAACGACGCCCACCTCTATCACGTCGACCTCGACGACTTCGCCCACCGCTTCACCTACCCCGCACCGGGCAAGACGACCGGTAACCTCCACGACCGCAAGGTAGAGGAGACGGGCGATCCCGTCATCACCATCGGCTACGGCCCCGACTTCGCCGTTCTCCGCTCCGACGGCGTCCGCCTCGACATCCCCGAGATGGTGGCGGAACTCGACGAGGAAGTCGTCGGCGGCGGCGTCTCCGGCGGCGGCCACCTCGTCGTCGGCTCCATCAAGTTCGTACAGGGAATGCGGAGCGAGGTGATCGACGCGCTGGTCGAGAAGATGGCCGACGCCGAACTCGACGAGGCGCTGTCGAGCGCGACGGCACTCGACACCTAAGCGAACCGGATCGT contains these protein-coding regions:
- a CDS encoding OB-fold domain-containing protein — its product is MEAYQYPDGSITYPGHPIGPGGEEPVDTVDLSDYTAEVITWTTSTAPPPGVREPNTLAIVEFDVDGEPVRAIGGVTTDEIEIGDAVRPVYVDELREPGAGIREPDSQEWDGYRFEPV
- a CDS encoding thiolase family protein, with protein sequence MENVAIIGASMTQFGQRDEWVLDLLSQAGSACLEDAGVSPDAVDHLYVSNMASGEFEGQTGIMNAVAHDLAALPAYTARIDQTSSSGGAGVKHAWQSVASGASDMTLLVGGEKMTHRTTPEATDVIASITHPVEYKHGVTLPSFAGLTARLYLETYDAPRESLGKVAVKNHRQGVHNPHAQFRKEVDLETVLNSPIVADPLRLYDFCPITDGSAALMFCPESVAKEYTDDYVLVPGVGGATDTHVVHERADPTTMRGVVESSRIAYDMADMGPDDVDVAELHDMFTILEFLQSEDLGFFEKGEGWKAVEEGRTEMDGDLPINPSGGLKSKGHPLGASGVAQVYEIYQQLMGDAGKRQVDGVDTGLACNVGGFGNCVITTLMEAY
- a CDS encoding heme o synthase, whose protein sequence is MGVYLLLLVGTTVAVTDAVETCAAWPACGSGLTLPTTAAGALVVGHRLAAVVVGFLVLAVGIAAWRANPRRRVRAALGVSLLCYPVQAALGAVVATTGAAGLLPAAHLFVGMVIFGGLVAALAWTLEERTGDPSDGPVTDPDALSPPAPAESVERPSLPDDPVARVRAVAGAYVRLTKPRLMWLLCLVASAGMALAAGTSLAPRTVVLTLLGGVLSIGASGTFNHVLERDVDRRMNRTSDRPLATDVVSVRNALAFGGLLTVASLAAFAAVNWLVAVLGFVAIVFYSVIYTLVLKPNTVQNTVIGGAAGALPALIGWAAATGEVGLGGLVLATVIFLWTPAHFYNLALAYKDDYARGGFPMMPVVRGETETRKHILWWLGATLVGAGVLATWSALGWFYVVTTVVLGAAFLWAVVRLHTDRTESAAFRAFHASNAYLGALLLAVVVDTLAI
- the coxB gene encoding cytochrome c oxidase subunit II; its protein translation is MKRSRLVLASLLSTVVLSLVADPVAAQPSVSAELINSLNEKLLIVAIPITILVEGILIYTVYRFKDADEAKPTKENRRLEITWTVATAIVLLFVGVASYGVLANENISFEQDQQEIAPDDDDVVVHMEAYQWGWQASYPQQDMQLSSTAPTVVIPAGQDVYFNITSRDVLHAFHVPELGLKQDAMPGQSNVIKTVAIEEGTYQGYCAEFCGVAHSQMYFEIQVVSQDEYQQFLEEQQGGGSSGDLEPDDDVIRAHDETLSQAPIRA
- a CDS encoding adenylyltransferase/cytidyltransferase family protein gives rise to the protein MTTVVAQGTFDILHPGHVHYLADAASMGDSLHVIVARSENVTHKPEPILSGRQRRAMVDALAVVDEAHLGHPEDIFVPIERIDPDVIALGYDQHHDEAGLERALRDRDIDCEVRRASPREAGDDELCSTGRIIDRIVERRC
- a CDS encoding DHH family phosphoesterase, with product MTAGTAGNSGTDADDDSRPIVYDLAPGCTTDDVEVGDYYHAVVNGVVAYGVFVDVSDDISGLVHESNLTDSYDVDDRLLVRLDEIRENGDIAFTEADLDDYRTVAVDHQPTVTPIGALETGATVTVEATVSQIKQTAGPTVFRCCDDTGIVACTAFEDAGVRAYPEVELDDAVRVSGTVEEHEGSPQIEVESLTRLTDEDAERVRERVDAGLDTRAEPHDVDPLVEWDAFEKLRPDLRAVAKQLRRTVLEGRPIRVRHHADGDGMCASLPVQVALERFIRSVHDDDGAPRHLIKRLPSKAPYYEMEDVTRDLNFALEGQERHGQKLPLLLMLDNGSTEEDVPAYKNLAHYDVPIVVVDHHHPDPEAVDDLLDAHVNPYLVDEDYRITTGMMCVELARMIDSDITDELRHVPAVAGLADRSKAETMSDFVDLADAEGYGREDLVRIGEALDYAAHWLRYSEGKTLVSDVLNVDCDEAGRHEELVDFLADRAERDIDRQLAALDPHVEHERLDNDAHLYHVDLDDFAHRFTYPAPGKTTGNLHDRKVEETGDPVITIGYGPDFAVLRSDGVRLDIPEMVAELDEEVVGGGVSGGGHLVVGSIKFVQGMRSEVIDALVEKMADAELDEALSSATALDT